One Glycine max cultivar Williams 82 chromosome 4, Glycine_max_v4.0, whole genome shotgun sequence DNA segment encodes these proteins:
- the LOC106798472 gene encoding U-box domain-containing protein 14-like, whose amino-acid sequence MWLQSRKRRTCPKTQQTLVHTALTPNYVLKSLIALWCESNDIELPKRQRNCRTKKYGGSCLSKDAATALIKLLCEGTPTGKKDAATAIFNLSIYQGNKAGAVKAGIVAPQIQFLKDVGGGMVDEALAIMAILASHHEGRVAIGQAKPIHILVEVIRTGSPRNRENVAAAVLWSLCTEDPLQLKLAKEHGAEEAQQELSENGTDRAKIKAGSILELLQ is encoded by the exons atgtggttgcagtcacggaagcgcaG AACCTGCCCCAAGACACAGCAGACACTTGTGCATACAGCCCTTACCCCTAACTATGTTTTGAAGAGTTTGATTGCTTTATGGTGTGAAAGCAACGATATTGAGCTACCAAAGAGGCAACGAAACTGTAGAACAAAGAAATATGGTGGCAGCTGTCTTTCAAAGGATGCTGCTACTGCTCTAATAAAGTTACTTTGTGAAGGTACTCCTACAGGTAAGAAGGATGCTGCTACTGCTATCTTCAACCTATCTATTTATCAGGGAAATAAAGCAGGAGCTGTAAAAGCTGGTATAGTAGCCCCACAGATACAATTTTTGAAGGATGTTGGGGGTGGAATGGTAGATGAAGCACTAGCTATTATGGCAATCCTTGCAAGCCACCATGAAGGCAGGGTAGCGATCGGTCAGGCCAAGCCAATTCATATTCTTGTTGAGGTTATAAGAACCGGCTCTCCACGCAATCGAGAGAATGTTGCTGCTGCTGTCTTGTGGTCATTATGCACCGAAGATCCACTGCAATTAAAACTAGCGAAAGAACATGGTGCAGAAGAAGCACAGCAGGAGTTGTCAGAAAATGGAACTGATAGAGCTAAGATAAAAGCTGGAAGCATATTGGAACTCTTGCAGTGA